One stretch of Schlesneria sp. DSM 10557 DNA includes these proteins:
- a CDS encoding alpha-amylase family glycosyl hydrolase: MSESGPTHQSPSPMGATVENDGVTFRVWAPHAQQVSVVGTFNDWNGEANPLVRDEADHWSTKVANAKFGDEYRFRIINGDQELLRIDPYAREVTNSIGNGVISDRSFDWEGDAFVMPPRNELVIYEMHIGTYNPTTPDHPGGFEEAIEKFDHLVQLGVNAIEVMPTAEFAGDYSWGYNPAHIFAVETTYGGPRALKQFVKEAHRRGIAVILDVVYNHFGPSDLDLWQFDGWSENDGGGIYFYNDWRAETPWGRNRPDYGRKEVRRFIEDNANFWLEDFHLDGLRYDMTLFIRTVRGDSDPQAELPDGWNLIQGMNGAIRAKYPAKLLIAEDLQNNDWLTKDPAEGGAGFHLQWDAQFVHPIRATVTTVEDQDRSLDSVISALLASYNGDPFQRVIYSESHDEVANGKQRVPSEIDPEDPGNYFAKKRSTLAAGLVFTAAGVPMLFQGQEFLEGGWFQDTVPLDWAHTEEYSGIVRLYRDLIRLRLNQTGKTRGLCGSGCHVFHSNPADNLLAFHRWYDHGPGDDVIVVLNLANEERSDYLLGFPAEGTWKLRLNSDWKGYSADFANIPSSDVTTQDEARDGYECSAPISIGPYSMLIFSQDA, encoded by the coding sequence ATGTCTGAAAGCGGGCCAACTCATCAATCACCGTCCCCCATGGGCGCCACCGTGGAGAATGATGGAGTGACATTTCGTGTCTGGGCACCTCACGCTCAACAGGTTTCTGTCGTCGGCACATTCAATGACTGGAACGGAGAGGCGAACCCACTCGTCCGAGATGAAGCAGATCACTGGTCGACGAAAGTTGCGAATGCCAAGTTCGGCGATGAGTATCGTTTTCGAATCATTAACGGAGACCAGGAACTTCTCCGCATTGACCCTTATGCCCGGGAAGTGACGAACTCCATCGGCAACGGTGTGATCTCGGACAGGAGCTTCGACTGGGAAGGTGATGCCTTTGTCATGCCCCCACGTAATGAACTCGTCATCTATGAAATGCATATCGGGACTTATAACCCCACCACCCCCGATCACCCGGGTGGCTTCGAAGAAGCGATCGAAAAATTTGATCATCTCGTGCAGCTTGGTGTGAACGCCATCGAAGTCATGCCGACTGCAGAATTCGCGGGGGACTACTCGTGGGGCTACAACCCGGCACACATTTTCGCCGTCGAAACAACTTACGGCGGCCCACGAGCGCTCAAGCAATTCGTGAAAGAAGCACATCGCCGCGGCATCGCCGTCATCCTGGATGTTGTCTACAACCATTTTGGCCCGAGTGATCTGGACCTGTGGCAATTCGATGGCTGGAGTGAGAACGACGGTGGGGGTATCTACTTCTACAACGACTGGCGCGCCGAAACGCCCTGGGGACGGAATCGTCCCGATTACGGACGAAAAGAAGTCCGACGCTTCATCGAGGACAACGCCAACTTCTGGCTGGAGGATTTTCACCTCGACGGACTCCGTTACGACATGACATTGTTCATTCGAACTGTTCGGGGAGACAGCGACCCCCAGGCCGAGTTACCCGATGGCTGGAACCTGATTCAGGGGATGAACGGGGCAATCCGCGCCAAGTATCCGGCGAAACTGCTGATCGCAGAGGATCTTCAGAACAATGACTGGTTAACCAAGGATCCGGCTGAAGGAGGCGCTGGCTTTCACCTGCAATGGGATGCTCAGTTTGTCCACCCCATCCGTGCGACGGTCACGACGGTTGAGGATCAGGATCGCTCGCTCGACAGCGTCATCAGTGCCCTGCTGGCCTCCTACAATGGCGATCCCTTCCAGCGGGTGATTTACAGCGAATCCCACGACGAGGTTGCCAACGGTAAACAACGTGTCCCTTCGGAAATTGATCCCGAGGATCCGGGCAACTACTTCGCGAAAAAGCGGTCCACGCTCGCCGCAGGTCTCGTCTTCACCGCGGCAGGGGTTCCCATGCTGTTTCAGGGACAGGAATTTCTTGAGGGGGGCTGGTTTCAGGACACCGTCCCCCTCGACTGGGCGCATACCGAAGAGTACAGCGGAATTGTGCGACTTTACCGTGACCTGATCCGGCTGAGGCTGAACCAGACAGGCAAGACCCGGGGATTGTGTGGATCAGGTTGTCACGTGTTCCACTCGAATCCCGCTGACAACCTGCTGGCCTTTCACCGCTGGTACGATCATGGTCCCGGTGACGATGTCATTGTGGTGTTGAACCTCGCCAACGAGGAACGGAGTGATTATCTCCTGGGGTTCCCTGCGGAGGGGACCTGGAAACTGCGCCTGAATTCGGACTGGAAAGGTTACAGTGCGGACTTTGCTAACATCCCCAGCAGCGACGTCACTACCCAGGACGAGGCACGGGACGGTTATGAATGTTCCGCCCCGATCTCCATCGGCCCCTATTCGATGCTGATCTTCTCACAAGACGCCTGA
- a CDS encoding transposase — protein MSLGKRESESQREFWLETDRLATGPGHVFYDKLNRLLREHGFDLFVEQLCQPHYKSGGRPSIPPGVYFRMLMIGYLEGIDSQRGIAWRCEDSLALRRFLGISLSEETPDHSSLTRIRDRLPLSVHEEVFQYILFVIEEQGLLKARTVGVDSTYLEANAAMKSIIRKDTGEDWKEYLKRLMKEEGLLGEGDDDPTDEELRRFDQQRAKRGKKKVSNAEWASRTDPSSKIVKMKDGRTHLGYKAEHVIDLESEVILSATVYTGTEGDSQTLLASVLTAQTHLEQSGSSLKIEEVVADKGYHTNEQLAGAEEMDLRTYIPKPKSRYRRRWKDKPVEQHRAVANNRRRMTRAKGKSLQRARSEKVERSFAHVCRTGGSRRTWLRGLAKINKRYLMVAATRNLGILMLKLFGMGKPRTLHTARGRISAIIPVYSSLKIALWSHHRRHFPLPATCMAF, from the coding sequence GTGTCGCTGGGGAAGCGTGAATCAGAGAGTCAACGGGAATTCTGGCTGGAGACGGATCGTCTGGCGACCGGTCCAGGACATGTGTTTTACGACAAACTCAATCGCTTGCTGCGTGAACACGGGTTTGATCTGTTCGTCGAGCAGTTGTGCCAGCCGCACTACAAGAGTGGTGGCCGCCCTTCGATTCCTCCAGGCGTCTACTTTCGAATGCTGATGATTGGCTATCTGGAAGGGATCGACTCTCAGCGGGGAATCGCCTGGCGGTGCGAAGACTCCTTGGCGCTGCGGCGTTTTCTGGGAATCAGCCTGTCGGAAGAGACTCCTGACCACAGCAGTCTGACTCGTATCCGTGATCGGTTACCGCTGTCGGTTCACGAGGAAGTCTTTCAGTACATCCTGTTTGTGATCGAGGAACAGGGCCTACTGAAGGCCAGGACGGTCGGAGTGGACTCAACGTACCTGGAAGCCAACGCGGCGATGAAGTCCATTATCCGCAAAGATACGGGGGAAGACTGGAAGGAGTACCTGAAGCGGTTGATGAAGGAAGAGGGCCTGCTGGGAGAGGGAGATGACGACCCGACGGATGAGGAACTGCGGCGGTTCGACCAGCAGCGAGCGAAACGAGGAAAGAAGAAGGTCTCCAACGCCGAATGGGCCTCACGTACCGATCCTTCCAGTAAAATTGTGAAGATGAAGGACGGGCGCACTCACCTGGGCTACAAGGCCGAGCACGTCATTGATCTGGAGAGTGAAGTCATCCTGTCCGCGACCGTTTACACGGGAACGGAAGGGGATTCGCAGACATTACTGGCGAGCGTTCTGACGGCTCAAACACACTTGGAACAGAGCGGAAGTTCCCTGAAGATTGAAGAGGTGGTGGCTGACAAGGGGTATCACACGAACGAGCAGTTAGCCGGGGCAGAGGAGATGGACCTGCGGACCTATATCCCCAAGCCGAAGTCCCGTTACCGCCGTCGCTGGAAAGACAAACCTGTCGAGCAGCATAGGGCGGTGGCAAACAACCGCCGCCGGATGACTCGGGCGAAGGGAAAGAGCTTGCAGCGTGCTCGCAGCGAGAAGGTGGAGCGAAGTTTTGCCCACGTCTGTCGGACCGGGGGATCTCGAAGGACATGGCTACGAGGCCTGGCCAAGATCAACAAACGCTATCTGATGGTGGCTGCCACCCGGAATCTGGGAATCTTGATGCTCAAGCTGTTCGGAATGGGCAAACCGAGGACGCTGCACACGGCCAGGGGCCGTATTTCGGCCATTATTCCGGTCTATAGTTCACTCAAAATCGCTCTCTGGAGCCATCATCGGCGACACTTCCCTCTACCGGCTACTTGCATGGCCTTCTGA